A region of Oceanispirochaeta sp. DNA encodes the following proteins:
- a CDS encoding Tex family protein, translating into MTIIKEIARNHSLPEGIITNVLTMVEEGATVPFMARYRKERTGNLDEVQISSILKAAESLKELEKRKAAILKSIDSQGKMTDTLRDSIEKTRELSILEDLYLPFKPRKKTRGMTAEEKGLKPLAEMIIKNCALSDINRESFYGKQDQMASWEEALKGASDILADKLNEEALVRKKLRTIYTGKSIFQVKPVKGKEEAGQKYRDYFNREERAVSAPSHRVLAMYRGADEGFLKLTVRPEAEQALTALGQISPVKSTHWTDFLHTMEKDCYKRLLAPSLESENRKRLKENADSEAIRVFSENLRVLLMESPLGQKAILAVDPGLRTGCKIVCLSPQGQLLYDGVIYPLVPHNKTAESEDKISKLVSRFKIEAVAVGNGTGGREAQKFCSSLACLKSTPVVLVNESGASIYSASEIARKEFPDYDLTVRGAVSIGRRLMDPLAELVKLDPSSIGVGQYQHDVNQKSLLTALDEVVMHCVNSVGVELNTASEKLLSYVSGMNSKTAAAIVAYRDEKGPFKSREEIKKVKGVGNKCFEQASGFLRIRDAANPLDNTGIHPEQYPFVDTLCKRVNRSLADLIDDPAILKSLSLGELTSEERGVETIRDIIKELEQPGRDPRQEFKSFEFSDEVHSIEDLKEEMILPGIITNVTAFGAFVDLGVHQDGLIHISQMSDHYISNPSDVMKVAQKLMVRILEVDQSRKRISCSLKGIDRD; encoded by the coding sequence ATGACAATCATAAAAGAAATAGCACGCAACCATTCCCTTCCGGAAGGAATCATTACTAATGTTCTGACTATGGTGGAAGAAGGGGCTACAGTACCCTTTATGGCACGTTATAGAAAAGAAAGGACAGGTAACCTTGATGAGGTTCAGATCTCTTCTATATTAAAAGCCGCAGAATCCCTGAAAGAACTTGAAAAAAGGAAAGCTGCCATCCTGAAATCCATCGATTCTCAGGGCAAAATGACTGATACCCTCAGAGATTCTATTGAAAAAACCAGAGAACTTTCCATCCTGGAAGATCTTTACCTGCCGTTTAAACCGAGGAAAAAGACACGGGGAATGACAGCTGAGGAAAAAGGGCTGAAACCTCTGGCCGAAATGATCATAAAAAACTGTGCTCTCTCTGACATAAACAGGGAGAGCTTCTATGGAAAACAGGATCAGATGGCAAGCTGGGAAGAGGCTCTAAAGGGAGCATCGGATATCCTGGCAGATAAATTGAACGAAGAAGCTCTTGTCAGAAAGAAACTGAGAACCATCTACACAGGAAAATCAATTTTTCAGGTCAAACCAGTGAAAGGGAAAGAAGAAGCGGGACAAAAATACCGGGATTATTTTAATAGAGAAGAGCGGGCTGTTTCCGCACCCTCCCATCGTGTTCTGGCAATGTACAGGGGAGCTGATGAAGGTTTTTTGAAGCTGACGGTTCGCCCAGAGGCGGAACAGGCTTTGACAGCCCTGGGTCAGATCAGTCCTGTGAAAAGCACTCATTGGACTGATTTTCTTCATACCATGGAAAAAGACTGTTACAAACGACTCCTGGCACCCTCTCTCGAATCGGAAAACCGAAAAAGATTGAAGGAAAATGCAGACAGTGAAGCCATTCGTGTCTTTTCAGAAAATTTGAGAGTTCTCCTCATGGAATCTCCCCTGGGTCAAAAAGCCATCCTGGCTGTCGATCCCGGTCTTCGCACCGGGTGTAAGATTGTATGTCTCAGTCCTCAGGGGCAGCTGCTCTATGATGGTGTCATCTATCCTCTTGTCCCCCATAATAAAACGGCGGAATCGGAAGATAAAATTTCAAAATTAGTCAGTAGATTTAAGATTGAAGCCGTGGCTGTGGGTAATGGTACGGGGGGTAGGGAGGCACAAAAATTTTGTTCGTCCCTGGCCTGTCTGAAATCGACCCCTGTCGTTCTTGTCAATGAAAGTGGAGCCTCCATCTATTCTGCCTCAGAGATTGCCCGCAAAGAGTTTCCAGACTATGACCTGACTGTCAGAGGGGCTGTCTCTATCGGCAGGCGACTGATGGACCCTCTGGCAGAACTTGTGAAACTGGATCCTTCATCCATCGGAGTGGGACAGTATCAGCATGATGTCAATCAGAAGTCATTATTAACGGCTCTGGATGAGGTGGTTATGCACTGTGTGAACTCTGTTGGTGTCGAATTGAATACGGCCAGTGAGAAGCTTCTGTCCTATGTTTCGGGCATGAATTCCAAAACGGCGGCAGCCATAGTGGCCTACAGAGATGAAAAGGGTCCCTTTAAATCACGGGAAGAGATCAAAAAAGTAAAAGGGGTGGGAAATAAATGTTTTGAACAGGCTTCAGGATTTTTAAGAATTCGCGATGCTGCCAACCCCCTGGATAATACCGGGATTCATCCCGAGCAATACCCTTTTGTCGATACTCTTTGCAAGAGGGTGAACAGGAGCCTTGCCGATTTAATTGATGATCCTGCCATTTTGAAATCTCTTTCTCTGGGAGAGCTCACATCAGAAGAACGGGGTGTCGAAACCATCCGTGATATTATCAAGGAACTGGAGCAGCCGGGCCGGGACCCCAGACAAGAATTTAAAAGTTTTGAATTCTCAGATGAGGTTCACAGTATTGAAGATCTAAAAGAAGAAATGATTCTGCCTGGTATCATTACCAATGTTACGGCCTTTGGTGCCTTTGTTGACCTGGGTGTACATCAGGATGGTTTGATTCATATAAGCCAGATGTCAGATCACTATATATCCAATCCGTCGGATGTGATGAAGGTTGCTCAAAAACTGATGGTCCGTATTCTGGAAGTGGATCAGAGTCGAAAAAGAATATCCTGCTCTTTGAAAGGCATAGACCGGGATTAA